GAGCGATCCGGACGTCATCCTCAAGCTGGCCGAGCGTCGTGCAACCGACGGCCGTGCAGTGGATCGGCAGATTCAGGACGTAGCTCAGGCAGTCTCGCACGCTGAAGCGCTGCAACAGCTTCGCATTGGCGAAGTTCTTCATCCCCTGAATGCCCAGCCCTTGCTCGACGGCCAGGGGGAGCACTTGCTGCTCGAAGCTCAGATAATGCGGATCGGCGACGTGCAGGGGCATCAAGATCGTGTCCCAGCGGTCGAAGGTCCGGAGCATTGCCAGGTGCGCCGCCGGGTTGGTGTGACCGGTGAAGCCGATGAAGCGGCACTTTCCCGCCTTCTTGGCGGCCTCGAACGCCTCAATGGCCCCGCCGGGAGCGAAGACCTTCTCGACATCCTCCTCGTCCTGAATGCCGTGGACCTGCCAGAGATCGACGTAGTCGGTCTTCAAGCGTTTGAGCGAAAGATGCAGTTCCTCCTCGGCCCCTTTTTTCGTCCGGTTGGTGGACTTGGTGGTGAGGAAGACCTGATCGCGGCACGCGGGCAAGACCTCGCCGAAGATTTCTTCCGAGTGGCCGTCCCAGTAGTTGTGTGCCGTATCGAAGTAGTTGATCCCCAGTTCCACGGCCCGACGGGTCAGCGCGATGGCCTCCTCATCGTTGCCGATCACCGGAAACCGGCCGCTGGCCAGGCCGATGATGGTCAGATCGACCCCGGTCTTGCCGAAGGTCCGCTTCGGGATTGCGCCGGGTTCGTCCGAGCGCATCGGGCGAGCCCCGATGGCCCGACTCCCGATCCCGGTGGCCAGGCCCCCGACCAGTCCGCCGATGAGCGTTCTGCGTTTCATCGTCCGATCCTCCGGTGGGATGGGATGTCAGGAAGCGATGCGCGAGCCGCGATCGGCGCGCATCGGGCAGGCAGACGGCCGGGGATTCGACCGCCCACGCGTTCGCCGGGACCCCCAACGCCCTCGCGTCGGGGTTCCCGATGGGCAAAACCCAGACGGCCTCAGCTCAGGTGCGTGTTGGCCAGTTGAACCAGGTTGGCCACGGGCAAGCCGTGCGGGCAGGCCCGTTCGGCGGCGGCGAGGTCGGCCTTGGCCAGATCACGAGCCTCAGCGGGTAGGGCCTGATAGAGCGCCCGAGCCTCAGACCGCTTGCCGTAGGCGGCGTAATAGCGCAGATAGCGCAAGACGGTGGCGACCGGAACTCCCCTCGCGGCGGTTTCGCAGAGGTGGCCGCACCCGTGGCAGTAAAGATTGGCCGTCTTCTGCCGGTGTTCTTCCAGCAGGCGGGCCTCCTCGATCGTCAAGGGCTCTCGGCTGGCGGCGACGTTCTCGCGGAGGTCGCTGAAGTTCGTCATCTCCGAGACAACCACCTGCATCCGGTCGTCGTACCAGACGGATTTGACCGCGGCGACCTCCTTCTTGACCCCCGCCTCTCGCAGTCGCTTCAGCGCCTGGTCGATGTCGAACAGCTTGCCGTCGTTGTCAATCGCATCGACGACCGCGTCGGCCCCGCGCTGGGTCTTCATGGCGACGAGGCCGATGTTGGCCTTTGAAGCCTTGTCGATGGCCCGCTGCAGCTTGTCGTGATCGACGGCTCGGAAGCTGTACTGGATCATCACCTGATCGATCCAGCCGACCTCGGCCGCTTTTTCGAGGATCTCGGGGAGCATGGCATCGTGGCAGGAAAGCCCGGCAAAGCGGATCTTGCCGGCGGCTTTCAGATTCTCGAAGGTCGCCTTGATGCTCGGGTCGGAAAGCATGCCGATGTCCCGGCCCGCGATGCCGTGGATGTAGTAGGCATCGACGTAGTCGGTTCGCAGGCGTTCGAGGCTCTTTTCCAGCTCGCTCGGAAACACGGCGGCCTGGTCGGGCACGCCTCGGTAGCGGGTCGTCTTGGTGACGAGGTAGGTGTCCTTCCGCAGGCCCGTGCGTTCGAGGACCTGGCCGAGAACCTGTTCGGTCCTGGTGTTCTCGTACGACTCGGAGGTGTCGATGAAGCGAACCCCCGAGAGCAAGGCCGCCTGCACGAAGCTCGGCGACACGGCCCAGCTCGTCCCCATCCCCAGCTTCGTCACCTTCTGGCCGGTCTTGCCGAGCGTCACGAGCGGGACCTTCGGTTCATCGGCGGCCGCGTCCTGGCCGAAGCTTCGCAGGGCCGGTGCCGATGCCAGGGCCGCTCCCGTCGCCGCGCTGGTCTTCAGGAACCGTCTCCGGCTGCCGTCGCAGGTTCCGTGCATTGCCAGTGCCTCCTCAATTCAAAGGAAAAAGGGAATCCGACGGACGTGACACCGGTAACGGCGTCTCAATCACCCAGCCGACCGCAAGCAGTCGCTGGCCGCTCATTGTCGTCGGACAATGCTCGCCGGTCAACAATTCTTGAACCAATGCCCGGCACTCGGTTCGATTTGGCACGACCTCCGACTCCCGACGGTCGGCTCACCCCGCTCGCCTCGAGTCAACGACACGGGGGCGGACCCGCCACGACAGGCCCGCCCCCGCAAGGGACGCAAGAACGAGGAGAGGAAGGACGGCTGCTCGCCAATCACCCGCCCGGGGGCAGGGGTGGCAGGTCGATCGGCGACGTTTCTGGGATCGACTCGCTCGGCGGCAAGGGCGGTAAGGCCCTGGTGTCCGCCGGGAGTGATCGCGAGGGGAGGGGAGGGAGCGAGGCAGGGTTCGTCACCGGTGCCGTCGGGGAGATCGGCACCGATCGGCTGGCCGGGGTCAGTTCCCCCGAGGCTCGGCTTACGGCCGGATCAACGCGCCCCGGGATCTCGGCGACCGGCTGGTTCCGGTTCCGAGCAGGGTTCGTTCCCGAGGCCAGGCTCGGGGTCGGCTGGGCTCCCACGGTCGAGCCCGATCCGGAGTCCCGCCCCGGTTGGGTCGAGGAGAGCGGAACCGGATCGCCCACCGGAGTCGTCGGGCCGACCGGCATGGCCGGTGGGCCGAAGCTGCCGTATGGAGCCGGGAAGAACGGGCTCGGTTCCGGGGGCGTCGAGCCGGGGGGCGACATCGGCGGCAAGGGGTCCTGGATCGGCGGGGCAACCACCGGCTTCGGCGCGACCGGGCCTTCCGGCTCGATCGGAATGCGGCGGTGGGCCTTCTGCTGGTCGATCGCCTGCACATACGCCTTCGGCGGTTGCGGCCCTTCAGCCACGGCAATGTTGTTGTAGGCGAGCAACGTCCCCTTGGCTTCTTCCAGGGCGGCGATCGCCGTGTTGTAGCTGGTCTTGTATCGAGCCTCGATCGCCACGGCGTTCGACCAGCGGTTCACGGCGTCGAGGTAGCGGTCGATGTTGATCGTCCCGGCCTCAAAGAACGCTTCCTGAGCCTTCAAGCGACGCTCGGCCGCTTCACGAAGCTGCCCGGCGTACTTCAACAGCTTGTAGTTCGCGTCCACCTCGACAAAGAACCGCGCCAGGGCGTGCACCGACTGGTGAACGGTCTGCTGGAGGAAGGCCCGCTGACGGAGCAGGGCGTACTGAGCCTGCCTCGTCTCGGCCAGGGGGCCTCGGAAGCCAATCGGCATCGAGAAGGTCAGGCCGACCTGCCAGGTCTGGAAGTTGTTGTGGAACGTAGGGGCCGGATTCACCCCCGCCGCCGCCTGTTGCTGTGCGATGATCGGGTCGATCGCCAGCACCGAGCGGCCCGTCATAACCGCGAAGGCTTCGTCGAGGTCCTCGCCGAGGCCGTTGAACTGATACAGCATGTCCAGGTTCAAGGCCGGCAAGAGCTGGTTGCGAGCGAGGAGCAACTGCAGTTCGGCCACCCGGACCAGAAGCTGTTGCTGCACGATGTCCGGCTGATAACTGATCAACTGCGCGAGGCTGCTCTCCCAGTCCGGCTGGACCCGGGCGGTCGTCCAGTCGGTGACGGGCACAATCCGCCGACCGTCGTACGGCGGCAGGCCGAGCAGTTCGCGGAACTGGCGCTCGGTGGTAATCAGGTCGGCGGTCGCCTGCACCAGTTCGAGCTGGAACTGGCGGAGCTGTTCCTCAGCCTCGGCCACGTCCGGTTCCGAGCCGGTGCCGACCTCTCGCTTCACCACTTCCCGCTCGTAAATCGCCTCGCCGAGCCGCACCGCCTGCTGACGGCTCCAGTACTGCACCTGCTGCTGCGAGAGGGCCCAGTACTGCTGCTCGACCGAGCGAACCATCGCCATCACCTCGGCCTTGAATCGCCAGACCGAGGCGTCGGCGTTCAGCCGCTGAATGACGATGGGCGCCCGGTTGGCTTCCAGGCCGCTCGGCCCGGTCTGGTCGGTTCCGCCCAGCAACGGCTGGCTGAATTGCAAGGTCGTCCGTGCGCCGTAGGCCGACGGATAGGTCTGAATCGGCGAGTTGCCGTAGGTGTAATCGACCTGGTTCGCCACCCGGAACGTGGCACCCGTGGCCGTTCGCTTCGACAGCGCCGCCTCAAAGCTGGGAACGCCCTGGGGCGCTCCTCGCTGCCGGACGAGGGCCAGGACGTTCGTATCCGCGTCGAAGAAACCGGCCTGAATCGAGTTGTTGACCAGGAAGTCGCGGCTCTCGTAGAAGAATCGGGTGGTGAGCTGACCATCGAAGACCGACAACGCCCGGGCAATCTGGGTTTCCTGGATCGCCGGGTCATAAATCGTCGCCAGCGTTCCGGCACCCAGCGCCGCCCCGGCCTGGGTGTTCAAGGGGGTCGGGGCGAACCCTTCGACCGGAATCCCCTGAGCACCGAGCGAGATCACGCGGATGACCTCCGAGTTATCCATCCCGAGCTGGATGGCCTCCTCCAGCGTCATCGGCCAGGGTTCCATGGCCTCGGCATTGTCCGGCGTGCGTGGGGGCACGATGTCGGGCAACTGAACGGGAAGATCACTAAAGAAGGCCGCCTGCTGAACGGCTCGGTCTTCATCGGCCACGGCGGAAATCGGGTCATGCGGGACCTGCTTCGTCTGGTCGATGTAGGGGATCCTTTGGCAACCGGCCAGGGCCAACCATGCCACGGCCACTGCCGCTCGCACGTACCGGTTACCGAATCGGGTCAATCGCATGGCCAGACCGTCCTTGTGATTCGCGCCATGGGACGAAGGATGTGACCCGATCGGCCGGGTCTTCGCGGTTCAGACCGCTACGAGCCTTTTCCGGCAACGAGCGGCCTCGCGGTCCTTCGGTCCGCCGCCCGCAGACAATCCGCCGTCAGGCATTGGGACTGGTCGTTCCAACACCCTTGGGCCTGATCGCCGTCTCTCGGGTTTCCCTCAGTTCGACCAGGGGATGAATCGGTCGAAACAGATGTGCGTCTTGAGGGGACCCGGAGGATTTTAACGATTTTCCGGGTCGTGCCTAGGGCAACGGTCAACCGGATCGCGCAGTGCGCACGCCCGGCAATGTCATCAGGACAGTGAAGCCCATCGACTTCCCGAACGACCTTCGGAAAATCGAGCATCCTTGCTTCCGATCACCAGCGCACGGAGCATCGTCGTCCCGGCTCGCGGTCCGATCGGCATCTCTCCGCGTGGTTCCGGACCATACCCGGCGCAGACGGAGAACCGGCCGGCTCTCGAAGGGAACCTTCGTCTCGTCCTCGCCCCGTCCTGGCGATCGGGCAGATTGAGCGCGACCCCGCGCCCCGCCTGATGGATGCGTCCCTCAGCCGGTTGGGCTCAGGGTTTCTTCGGGTGATGGTTGTTGCTGGGGGTGGGGCTGGAGCCCGACTCGTCGATGGCCTTCTGGATGTCTTCCAGGGCGATCGCGCCGACCTCGTTGCCCAGCAAGGCGCTGAGTTGAAGACCGACCAGCGTTTCGCTCGGATGAGAACGATCGCCGAGCATTTGCAAGAACGGTTCAGCACCCACCAGAACCGCCCGAGGCCGTCCGTGGACCGTCAGGACGTAGCGAACGTCGGGGTGCTGAAGTTCGTTGAGAATGGTCGGCAGATTCTGGTGCAATTCCCGACTGCCGATAATACGGACGGGGGAATCGGCCTTCTTCTGGCCTGCCATGAAACCCGGCCTCCACCGAAGTGTGCAATCACAAAGAACAAAAGAGTCCGGGCCGTCCCTGAATCCAAGCAAGCGACCCTACCATCCTGAGCGAGACGCAACCGAGCGATTCGGTTCTCTCGAACACAGCGGCCGAATGGCCTTGGGCCTTAACCCAAAAACGCCGGAACAAGAAGTCCGGCGATGGATGAAAGTGATTCGAGTGGAGGATAGGGGACTTGAACCCCTGACCTCTTGCATGCCATGCAAGCGCTCTCCCAACTGAGCTAATCCCCCGTGCGTTGTGTTGGTAAGGTATCAAGTCGGTTTGGGAAAGTCAACGGTTCGCAGGCCGAAGGTTTTCATCTTCTGCTCGTTTTTCGAAAAGAACCGCCCAAAATCGCCCGAACATGGCACCCCCTGAACCATCTTCCCGCTCCCAGAAGGACGACATTCATGGATCGAGCCCAGTCTTCCGAAGTCCGCGTTCCTCACGCCCATCTGGTCCTGACCAACGACGACGGCATCGACGCTCCCGGCATCGACGCCTTGCGCCTGGCGGCCGAACCGCTGGGCGAGGTCCGCGTGGTCGCCCCGGCCGATCCCTGGTCGAGCAAAGGCCATGCCGTGACCGCCGGCGGCGAGCCGATTCGGGTCGAACGGCGCGGACCTCACCAAATTGCCGTGGGAGGAACCCCGGCCGACTGTGTCCGCCTGGCCTTGCATCATCTGGCGCCGGGCCCAGCCTGGGTTCTGGCGGGGATCAATCGAGGGGGGAATCTCGGGGCCGACATCCATCACTCGGGCACGGTCGCGGCGGCCCGCGAGGCGGTCTTGCACGGCTACCCGGCCATTGCCGTTTCGCATTACATCCGGCGCGATCGGCCGTTGGACTGGCAACGGGCCGCCTCCTGGACCCGCCAGGTGCTTGAGCTGCTCATGAACCGCCCCTGGACTCCCGGAACCTTGTGGAACGTCAACCTTCCGCACCCGAATCCCGAGGAACCCGACCCGGACATTGTCTTCTGCCCGATCGATCCGTCTCCTTTGCCGCTCGGTTTCGCCGTCGAAGGGGACGAGGCCATCTATAATGGCGATTACCACGGCCGAGCACGGGTGCCAGGGGCCGATGTCGAGGTCTGCTTCGGCGGTCGGATCGCGGTATCTTGCGTGCCGATTCTCCCCGATCCGGCCAAGGTGATCCCGACCCCGACCGAGGTGATCGCCCTGCACACCGACCGCCCCGGCGCATCGGAGCCACTCGGACGGTAGAATAGTTCTGACCTGTGCTTCACAAGGATCGGGGATCATCCTTCCTTTCGAGACTTCCCCCAATGGCGAGACGGGAGCAACGGACAATCATGACGACACCCCTTCGACGATGGTCGCTGTGGGCCATCGCCGCGGCGATGGTCGCCCAGGCCGGTTGTGGCCAGCCGCCCCCGATGGTCCCGATGACTCCTGCGGGAGTGGGGGGCGATCCCCTGACGGTCAACCTCGAAGACGATCAGTACAGGGCCCAGGCCCTCGGTGAAACTCCGGCCTCTCGCGAGAGTACGGTCGCCTCCTCGGTCCCGGCGCCCAGCGATCTGCCAAAGATCGTCCGCGAGCCGACCGAACCCGGCCAGGAGGTCGAACTCGAAAACGGCCTGCGCTACACCACGCTCAAGCCCGGTGATCCCGAAGGCCCGATGGCCGAGCTGGGCCGCACGGTCTCCGTCTTCTACCGCGGCACCCTTGCCGACGGCACCGAGTTCGACTCGAACATGGGCGGACAGCCCGCCGACTTCCCGCTCAATCCTGGCGGCCTGATCCAGGGGTGGATCGAGGGCATCCCCGGCATGCGGGTCGGCGAGCGACGCCGCCTGGTCATCCCGGCCCAGCTCGGCTACGGCGATCGCGGCGCCCCGCCGAAGATCCCCCCCGGCGCCGAGCTGACTTTCGAGGTCGAACTGGTCGGGGTACGCTGACCCCCCCGCGATCCTGGCTCGGTTCCCATTCCGCAGTGGCTCCTTCACCCTCGATCCCGGTCGATGGCTGCATTCCGTCCCCCTCTCCCCGCCTCCGCGGGGAGAGGGTCGGGGTGAGGGTTCCCCGGCCCGCCCTCCTTGCCTTGCGAGCCCACCACCTCCCCCCCTTTTCACCTTCGTCCCTCTTTCTCCGCGACCCGAGCCCAAAAAACCGACCGGTCCCGGCCGGAATCGCGCAAACGGTTTCCGACGCGATCCGCCTTGTCGGATCTGGCCGCCTCGGGTACGTTTCCGACCTTATGAATCCCGCACAGAAGGTGCGGAGCCACGGCGGACTCCGTGCCATCATCTGGGACGAGCAACGAGGGGGAGGCCGGCATGGAGGCGGGCCCGCACATTCCGATCGGAGCCTCAAGGCCAGAGACGCCTTCCCGAGCGGTCCGCGCGGCCCTCGTCCACGACTGGCTGACCGGCATGAGAGGCGGCGAGAAGTGCCTGGAAATTCTCTGCCGGGCCTTTCCGGATGCCCCCTTGTTCACGCTCCTGCACGATCGCGGCCGGATGAGCCCGACGATCGAGGCCATGACCATCCAAACGTCCCCCTTGCAACGCATTCCGGGCGTCTTGCGGCACTATCGCCATCTGCTCCCGGTCATGCCCCTGGCCGCGCGATCGTGGCGTCCCGAAGGGGTGGACGTGGTCATCAGCCTGAGCCACTGCGTCGCCAAGTCGGTCCGCGTCCCTCCCGGCGTGCCGCACCTTTGCTACTGCTTCACCCCCATGCGCTACGCCTGGGAAGGCCGAGCGGCCTACCTCGATGGCTGGACCGGCAAGCCGGTTCGCAAGGCGATGGCCGGGGCGGCGCTCGACCGTCTCCGCGCCTGGGACCAGGCCACGGCCCGCGGCGTCACGCAGTTCGTGGCCATCTCCGAGACGGTTCGCCAGCGGATTGCCCGCTGCTACGGACGAGACAGCCGGGTCATTCCCCCTCCGGTCGACACGGCGTTTTACACCCCCGACCCGACCACCCCGCGCGACGGCCCGTATCTGTGCGTCTCGGCCCTGGTGCCGTACAAGAAGCTCGACCACGCCGTCACCGCCTGCTCGGCCACCGGTCGGCCATTGGTGGTGATCGGCTCCGGCCCCGAACGGGCTCGCCTGGAGAAGCTGGCCGGACCTTCGGTGCAGTTTCTCGGCTGGCAACCCGACGAGGTCATCCGCGACCACTACCGACGCTGCCGCGCCTTGCTCTTTCCCGGCGAGGAAGATTTCGGCATCGTCCCCGCCGAGGCCCTCGCCTGTGGCGCTCCGGTGATCGCCCTGAATCGCGGCGGGGTGGCCGAAACGGTCGATCACCGCACCGGCTGGCGTTACGACCAGCCAGGCCCCGAGCCCCTTTGCCAGGCCATCGAGGCGTTTGAGGCCGCCGGCCGGCCCCACGACCCCTTCCTCGCCCGCCGCAAGGCCGAGTCCCTGGCGCCGGAGGTCTTCCACGACCGGATCGTGTCCTTGATTGACGAGATTCTCTCGGCCTCGCCGACGATTCCCGGTCCCCATGTCCCGATCCGCCCCGGTCCTCGACGCGATCGCCGGCGGCCGTCTGATCGGATCGCCGAATCCGCTTGACCGGGCTGAGCGGTTGCGAGGGCTCCGCGGGGCCTTTACGATGACCACCGCAACCAACCCAATCCGCTCTCCCCGGACTTGGCCGAGCCCATGAGCCGCACGACTTCCCCGGCCTCCGCCGCCGAAGACCCCCGTCTCGGCCAGGTCGATCAGATTCAGGAGCCGCCCCCGACCCTGGGCAAGGCGCTCCGGCAGATCGGCCCCGGCCTGATTCTCGCCGCGGCCATTGTCGGCACCGGCGAGCTAATCGCCACCACGCACGCCGGGGCCAAGGCCGGATTCGTCATCCTCTGGCTGGTCATCATCAGTTGCTTCATCAAGGTCTTCGTTCAGGTCGAGCTGGGACGCTACGCCGTCTCCAGCGGCCAGACGACCTTCTCCGGCTTCCGATCGCTGCCGGGGCCGGGTCCGTTGCTTGTCTGGTGGTGCGCGATCATGCTGCTGGTCACGCAGTTGCAGATCGGCGCGATGATCGCCGGCATCGGCCAGGCCGCGTCGATGATCCTGCCCCGAGTGACGGTCTTGCTCGGTGGCAGCCTCGGTCTCAATGAGCGCCCCGAACTGTTCTGGGGAGTGCTCGTCACCGCCCTGACCGCCGCGATGCTCTGGACCGGCAGCTATCGCCTGGTCGAGCGGACGATGACCGCCTTTGTCGCCGTCTTCACCCTGATGACCGTCCTCTGCGTCATCCTCTTGCCCCCCGACGTGGCGATCCGATGGGGGCAGTTGGCCGAGGGGCTCACCTTCCGCATTCCGAACGATCCAACGATCATCATGGCCGCCCTGGCCATGTTCGGCATCACCGGAGTCGGGGCCACGGAACTGCTCAGCTACCCTTACTGGTGCATGGAAAAAGGCTACGCCCGATCGACCGGCCCCCGAGACGACTCGAGCGCCTGGATTCAGCGTGCCCGAGGCTGGATGCGCGTCTTGCAGCTCGACGCCTGGGTGAGCATGGTCGTCTACACGATCGCTACGGTCGCCTTCTTCCTGCTCGGCGCCGCCGTC
The window above is part of the Tautonia marina genome. Proteins encoded here:
- a CDS encoding type II toxin-antitoxin system prevent-host-death family antitoxin; the encoded protein is MAGQKKADSPVRIIGSRELHQNLPTILNELQHPDVRYVLTVHGRPRAVLVGAEPFLQMLGDRSHPSETLVGLQLSALLGNEVGAIALEDIQKAIDESGSSPTPSNNHHPKKP
- a CDS encoding glycosyltransferase, with protein sequence MEAGPHIPIGASRPETPSRAVRAALVHDWLTGMRGGEKCLEILCRAFPDAPLFTLLHDRGRMSPTIEAMTIQTSPLQRIPGVLRHYRHLLPVMPLAARSWRPEGVDVVISLSHCVAKSVRVPPGVPHLCYCFTPMRYAWEGRAAYLDGWTGKPVRKAMAGAALDRLRAWDQATARGVTQFVAISETVRQRIARCYGRDSRVIPPPVDTAFYTPDPTTPRDGPYLCVSALVPYKKLDHAVTACSATGRPLVVIGSGPERARLEKLAGPSVQFLGWQPDEVIRDHYRRCRALLFPGEEDFGIVPAEALACGAPVIALNRGGVAETVDHRTGWRYDQPGPEPLCQAIEAFEAAGRPHDPFLARRKAESLAPEVFHDRIVSLIDEILSASPTIPGPHVPIRPGPRRDRRRPSDRIAESA
- the surE gene encoding 5'/3'-nucleotidase SurE — encoded protein: MDRAQSSEVRVPHAHLVLTNDDGIDAPGIDALRLAAEPLGEVRVVAPADPWSSKGHAVTAGGEPIRVERRGPHQIAVGGTPADCVRLALHHLAPGPAWVLAGINRGGNLGADIHHSGTVAAAREAVLHGYPAIAVSHYIRRDRPLDWQRAASWTRQVLELLMNRPWTPGTLWNVNLPHPNPEEPDPDIVFCPIDPSPLPLGFAVEGDEAIYNGDYHGRARVPGADVEVCFGGRIAVSCVPILPDPAKVIPTPTEVIALHTDRPGASEPLGR
- a CDS encoding aldo/keto reductase, whose product is MHGTCDGSRRRFLKTSAATGAALASAPALRSFGQDAAADEPKVPLVTLGKTGQKVTKLGMGTSWAVSPSFVQAALLSGVRFIDTSESYENTRTEQVLGQVLERTGLRKDTYLVTKTTRYRGVPDQAAVFPSELEKSLERLRTDYVDAYYIHGIAGRDIGMLSDPSIKATFENLKAAGKIRFAGLSCHDAMLPEILEKAAEVGWIDQVMIQYSFRAVDHDKLQRAIDKASKANIGLVAMKTQRGADAVVDAIDNDGKLFDIDQALKRLREAGVKKEVAAVKSVWYDDRMQVVVSEMTNFSDLRENVAASREPLTIEEARLLEEHRQKTANLYCHGCGHLCETAARGVPVATVLRYLRYYAAYGKRSEARALYQALPAEARDLAKADLAAAERACPHGLPVANLVQLANTHLS
- a CDS encoding aldo/keto reductase, which encodes MKRRTLIGGLVGGLATGIGSRAIGARPMRSDEPGAIPKRTFGKTGVDLTIIGLASGRFPVIGNDEEAIALTRRAVELGINYFDTAHNYWDGHSEEIFGEVLPACRDQVFLTTKSTNRTKKGAEEELHLSLKRLKTDYVDLWQVHGIQDEEDVEKVFAPGGAIEAFEAAKKAGKCRFIGFTGHTNPAAHLAMLRTFDRWDTILMPLHVADPHYLSFEQQVLPLAVEQGLGIQGMKNFANAKLLQRFSVRDCLSYVLNLPIHCTAVGCTTLGQLEDDVRIAQSLERLGDEQMAALRSRAEPLKGPRLEDWKDDIEPKVGHLPPRPRYTGS
- a CDS encoding TolC family protein; this translates as MRLTRFGNRYVRAAVAVAWLALAGCQRIPYIDQTKQVPHDPISAVADEDRAVQQAAFFSDLPVQLPDIVPPRTPDNAEAMEPWPMTLEEAIQLGMDNSEVIRVISLGAQGIPVEGFAPTPLNTQAGAALGAGTLATIYDPAIQETQIARALSVFDGQLTTRFFYESRDFLVNNSIQAGFFDADTNVLALVRQRGAPQGVPSFEAALSKRTATGATFRVANQVDYTYGNSPIQTYPSAYGARTTLQFSQPLLGGTDQTGPSGLEANRAPIVIQRLNADASVWRFKAEVMAMVRSVEQQYWALSQQQVQYWSRQQAVRLGEAIYEREVVKREVGTGSEPDVAEAEEQLRQFQLELVQATADLITTERQFRELLGLPPYDGRRIVPVTDWTTARVQPDWESSLAQLISYQPDIVQQQLLVRVAELQLLLARNQLLPALNLDMLYQFNGLGEDLDEAFAVMTGRSVLAIDPIIAQQQAAAGVNPAPTFHNNFQTWQVGLTFSMPIGFRGPLAETRQAQYALLRQRAFLQQTVHQSVHALARFFVEVDANYKLLKYAGQLREAAERRLKAQEAFFEAGTINIDRYLDAVNRWSNAVAIEARYKTSYNTAIAALEEAKGTLLAYNNIAVAEGPQPPKAYVQAIDQQKAHRRIPIEPEGPVAPKPVVAPPIQDPLPPMSPPGSTPPEPSPFFPAPYGSFGPPAMPVGPTTPVGDPVPLSSTQPGRDSGSGSTVGAQPTPSLASGTNPARNRNQPVAEIPGRVDPAVSRASGELTPASRSVPISPTAPVTNPASLPPLPSRSLPADTRALPPLPPSESIPETSPIDLPPLPPGG
- a CDS encoding FKBP-type peptidyl-prolyl cis-trans isomerase; the protein is MTTPLRRWSLWAIAAAMVAQAGCGQPPPMVPMTPAGVGGDPLTVNLEDDQYRAQALGETPASRESTVASSVPAPSDLPKIVREPTEPGQEVELENGLRYTTLKPGDPEGPMAELGRTVSVFYRGTLADGTEFDSNMGGQPADFPLNPGGLIQGWIEGIPGMRVGERRRLVIPAQLGYGDRGAPPKIPPGAELTFEVELVGVR
- a CDS encoding Nramp family divalent metal transporter; protein product: MSRTTSPASAAEDPRLGQVDQIQEPPPTLGKALRQIGPGLILAAAIVGTGELIATTHAGAKAGFVILWLVIISCFIKVFVQVELGRYAVSSGQTTFSGFRSLPGPGPLLVWWCAIMLLVTQLQIGAMIAGIGQAASMILPRVTVLLGGSLGLNERPELFWGVLVTALTAAMLWTGSYRLVERTMTAFVAVFTLMTVLCVILLPPDVAIRWGQLAEGLTFRIPNDPTIIMAALAMFGITGVGATELLSYPYWCMEKGYARSTGPRDDSSAWIQRARGWMRVLQLDAWVSMVVYTIATVAFFLLGAAVLHGQTEAGGLPDRVDEMILTLVQMYEPALGPTAAKWFLVLGAIAVLYSTLFAATAGTGRLLADFLRVCDYYPRDSEEYRRKWVRFFCVALPIFGLLLYMGLGSPVRMVTLGGLMQAITLPLIASAAVFLRYRRSDPRVTAGKLWDLLLWISMLGLIFAGGYLGASQLGLI